One stretch of Priestia megaterium DNA includes these proteins:
- a CDS encoding RidA family protein has product MSRKAFNADGAVAVGPYSHAVESGDLLFLSGQTPIDSQTGKLVEGDIVKQTKQCFKNLFNVLEAAGLVPDDVKKVNVFLTNMDNFTAMNEVYVQQFSAPYPARTTIGVASLPLGAQIEIEMIARRS; this is encoded by the coding sequence ATGTCAAGAAAGGCTTTTAATGCAGATGGAGCTGTTGCTGTTGGCCCATACTCACATGCAGTTGAATCAGGGGATTTACTATTTTTATCCGGGCAAACCCCTATAGACTCACAGACTGGAAAGCTTGTAGAAGGTGATATTGTTAAACAGACAAAGCAATGCTTTAAGAACCTTTTTAATGTATTGGAAGCAGCTGGTTTAGTCCCTGACGATGTTAAAAAAGTAAATGTGTTTTTAACTAATATGGATAACTTTACAGCAATGAATGAAGTGTATGTACAACAATTTTCTGCACCATATCCTGCTCGTACAACTATAGGCGTAGCATCCTTACCTCTAGGTGCACAGATTGAAATAGAAATGATAGCTAGAAGATCATAG
- a CDS encoding NADH-dependent flavin oxidoreductase has protein sequence MNEKCNNLFETFTFKNGVTLKNRVVMAPMTTWSSNDDYTISDEEVKYYKRRVNGVGLVITGCTHVQPNGIGFTHEFAGYDDKFIPSLRKLAEAAKSGGAPAILQIFHAGNKALPTLTPNGEVVSSSALETEASDFAPSILPRELSHDEILEVIHAFGETTRRAIEAGFDGVEIHGAHGFLLQNFFSPFFNRREDEWGGSLENRLRFPLAVVQEIKNVIKKHATKPFILGYRISPDEHQAGGLRMKDTYELINRLIETNVDYVHASLANALSSKPVDSQDDKTYLELIGEHVNDRVPVIAAGSLVTADDVRMALDKGLSLAAIGHTLIMNPDWVEKVQNGKEGEIETALKASEINEIEIPEKLWNVIQASGPWFKIEE, from the coding sequence ATGAACGAAAAATGTAACAACTTATTTGAAACATTCACATTTAAAAATGGAGTTACCCTTAAAAATAGAGTTGTTATGGCACCGATGACAACTTGGTCAAGTAATGATGATTACACCATTTCAGATGAAGAAGTGAAATATTACAAAAGAAGAGTCAATGGAGTAGGACTTGTTATAACTGGTTGTACTCATGTGCAGCCAAACGGTATAGGTTTTACGCATGAATTCGCAGGATATGACGATAAATTTATTCCAAGTTTACGTAAATTAGCAGAAGCTGCGAAAAGTGGTGGAGCTCCTGCAATACTTCAGATTTTCCATGCAGGAAACAAAGCACTACCGACTTTAACTCCAAATGGTGAAGTGGTTAGTTCTAGTGCTTTAGAGACTGAAGCTTCCGACTTTGCTCCTTCAATATTACCAAGAGAACTTTCGCATGATGAAATACTAGAAGTAATTCATGCCTTTGGAGAAACAACAAGAAGAGCCATTGAAGCTGGTTTTGATGGAGTTGAAATTCATGGTGCACATGGGTTTTTACTTCAAAACTTCTTCTCTCCTTTCTTCAATAGACGTGAGGATGAATGGGGAGGTTCACTAGAGAATCGCTTGCGTTTCCCACTTGCGGTCGTTCAGGAAATTAAAAATGTTATTAAAAAGCATGCAACTAAACCGTTTATTTTAGGATACAGAATATCACCTGATGAACATCAAGCAGGTGGTTTAAGAATGAAGGATACTTATGAATTAATTAATCGACTCATTGAAACGAATGTTGATTATGTACACGCTTCGTTGGCTAACGCCCTCTCTTCAAAACCGGTTGATAGTCAAGATGACAAAACGTATCTTGAATTAATTGGTGAGCACGTAAACGACAGAGTTCCTGTTATAGCTGCTGGATCTCTGGTCACTGCAGATGATGTTAGAATGGCATTAGATAAGGGACTCTCTCTAGCAGCAATTGGTCATACATTAATTATGAATCCAGACTGGGTAGAAAAGGTTCAAAACGGAAAAGAAGGCGAAATTGAAACAGCACTTAAGGCTTCTGAAATCAATGAGATTGAGATTCCAGAAAAACTTTGGAATGTCATTCAAGCTTCAGGACCATGGTTTAAGATTGAGGAATAA
- a CDS encoding FMN-binding negative transcriptional regulator, with translation MVYIPKQYRMNHDEAVQIMKSNSFALLITVNEHRPLATHIPLEIREDEGKIYATGHIAYGNMQKKTLDNNNDVLLIFQGPHAYISSSWYQGEEVPTWDYLAVHAYGTVRIISGDELKSSLDTMLKHYESHREDGRTWDTFDPELLKREMKGIVGFEIEITSIQGAAKMSQNRNETDYKSIVAELEKSHKQEEVQVAQWMREQRKELFK, from the coding sequence ATGGTGTACATTCCTAAGCAATATCGTATGAATCATGATGAGGCAGTTCAAATTATGAAGTCTAACTCGTTTGCTTTATTGATTACTGTTAATGAACATCGTCCCTTGGCTACGCATATCCCCTTGGAAATTCGGGAAGATGAAGGGAAAATCTATGCAACTGGGCACATTGCATACGGAAACATGCAGAAAAAAACTTTAGACAATAATAACGATGTGTTACTCATTTTTCAAGGACCTCACGCTTACATTTCTTCTAGTTGGTATCAAGGTGAAGAGGTTCCTACATGGGACTATCTAGCTGTCCATGCTTATGGAACAGTACGTATAATCTCTGGAGATGAGCTGAAATCGTCTTTGGATACTATGCTTAAACACTATGAGTCTCACCGAGAAGATGGTCGGACCTGGGATACATTTGACCCAGAGTTGCTTAAGCGTGAAATGAAGGGAATAGTTGGCTTTGAAATTGAAATCACATCTATTCAAGGTGCAGCTAAAATGAGTCAGAACCGAAATGAGACCGATTATAAATCGATTGTTGCAGAGCTTGAAAAGTCACATAAACAAGAGGAAGTTCAGGTTGCACAGTGGATGCGTGAGCAACGTAAAGAGTTATTTAAATGA
- a CDS encoding PLP-dependent aminotransferase family protein, giving the protein MNNTIFTFEDNYPKYKQIYEKFKLFIEQGDILANEQLPSVRQLADSLQVSRNTTLMAYEQLVAEGYIRGEGRKGYFANELEPLMFQESLISHDKKQKESKKPPVFNFRADAVDQTHFPLKIWRRISNQVLTLQDSFRYGEPFGEECLREQISAYLLQSRGVKADADSIIIGSSTQQMLVYLGHIMKDEFQSIIVEDPGYDGAREAFQFHRFMFETLPVYETGADLSQLEQMKSRLIYVTPSHQSPIGVSMSIQQRQMLIHWVNEMHGYIIEDDYDSEFRYTQKPFPALASIDSARVIYLGNFSKAFLPGIRLSYMVLPQPILNHYKNKFLQFESTTSILSQLTMAKFMEEGEWSRHIKRMRLVYKRKMQHLVSVLKKEFDQSISIIGEQSGLYLLVKVHLNHSEEWLIRQASLYGVRVYPISLYVIKNNPDRPIIKLGFSNLSRDEITRGVELLKKAWS; this is encoded by the coding sequence ATGAATAATACTATTTTTACGTTTGAAGATAATTATCCAAAATACAAACAAATCTATGAGAAATTTAAATTATTTATTGAACAAGGAGACATTTTGGCAAATGAGCAATTGCCCTCCGTTCGTCAACTTGCAGATTCCTTACAAGTAAGCCGAAATACAACTTTAATGGCATATGAACAACTGGTTGCTGAAGGGTATATTCGCGGGGAGGGACGAAAAGGTTATTTTGCAAATGAGTTAGAACCTCTAATGTTTCAGGAGTCATTAATCTCCCATGATAAAAAGCAAAAAGAGTCAAAGAAACCTCCAGTATTTAATTTTAGAGCAGATGCCGTTGATCAAACACATTTTCCACTGAAGATTTGGAGGCGAATTTCCAATCAAGTATTAACATTACAGGACAGCTTTAGATACGGAGAACCATTTGGAGAAGAATGCCTGCGCGAACAAATTTCCGCGTACTTGCTCCAATCTAGAGGAGTAAAAGCAGATGCAGATTCTATTATCATCGGTAGTAGTACCCAACAAATGCTTGTATATCTTGGACATATAATGAAAGATGAATTCCAGAGTATTATAGTTGAAGACCCTGGTTATGACGGTGCTAGAGAAGCTTTTCAATTTCATCGTTTTATGTTTGAAACTTTGCCCGTTTATGAAACAGGTGCTGATCTTTCACAACTAGAACAAATGAAATCACGATTAATATATGTAACCCCTTCCCATCAAAGTCCAATTGGAGTAAGCATGTCTATTCAACAACGGCAAATGCTTATTCATTGGGTTAATGAGATGCATGGATATATTATTGAAGATGATTATGATAGTGAATTTCGCTATACGCAAAAGCCATTTCCTGCTCTTGCCTCTATTGATTCTGCAAGAGTCATCTATCTAGGAAATTTTTCGAAGGCTTTTCTTCCAGGAATCCGTTTAAGTTATATGGTATTGCCTCAACCCATTTTAAATCATTACAAAAATAAATTTCTTCAATTCGAAAGTACCACTTCAATTCTTAGCCAACTCACAATGGCTAAATTTATGGAAGAGGGAGAATGGAGTCGTCATATCAAACGCATGCGTCTGGTTTATAAACGAAAAATGCAGCACTTAGTATCAGTATTAAAAAAAGAGTTTGATCAAAGTATATCCATTATTGGTGAACAGTCTGGTTTATATTTATTAGTGAAAGTACATCTGAATCACTCAGAAGAATGGCTAATCAGACAAGCTTCCCTTTATGGTGTTAGAGTGTATCCCATCTCACTTTACGTGATTAAAAACAATCCCGATAGACCAATTATTAAGCTTGGCTTTAGCAATCTTTCTCGCGATGAAATTACGAGAGGTGTGGAACTCTTAAAAAAGGCTTGGTCATAA
- a CDS encoding carbohydrate kinase family protein encodes MKRVFCIGETLIDFIPVQKEKSLKEVTSFERVAGGAPMNVAIAIAKYGGNSVMLTKIANDSFGDYLVDVLEGNGVDTSYIIRCNEGETGLAFVSVDKLGDRDFSFYRKNSADLLLLPNEVKVEWFDKGDLLHFCSVDLVESPMKQTHIKVIDSFQKIGGIVSFDPNVRLPLWPDKESCRRTILDFLPLANIVKVSDEELFFITNIKREREAINSLFVGNVKVVVYTKGKDGAIIYLKNGEQFEDKGFKVTVSDTTGAGDAFIGGFLSELLAIDISSENLCQKVSEHHQQLLTFANASGALTASVKGAIHAAPGKQHIMNFIATQRGRLA; translated from the coding sequence TTGAAAAGAGTTTTTTGTATTGGTGAAACACTAATTGATTTTATTCCTGTTCAAAAAGAAAAGTCTTTAAAAGAAGTTACTAGTTTTGAACGTGTGGCTGGGGGAGCTCCTATGAACGTTGCAATTGCGATTGCAAAATATGGAGGGAATTCTGTTATGCTAACGAAAATAGCTAATGATAGCTTTGGTGATTATTTAGTAGATGTGCTTGAAGGAAATGGAGTAGATACTTCATACATTATCCGATGTAATGAAGGAGAGACCGGTTTGGCATTCGTATCTGTAGATAAATTGGGAGATAGGGACTTCAGTTTTTACAGAAAGAATTCAGCTGACTTATTACTTTTACCAAACGAGGTGAAAGTAGAATGGTTTGATAAGGGAGACCTTCTTCATTTTTGTTCTGTAGATTTAGTCGAAAGTCCAATGAAACAAACTCATATAAAAGTAATAGATAGTTTTCAAAAAATAGGGGGGATTGTCAGTTTTGATCCCAACGTTCGTCTTCCCTTGTGGCCTGATAAAGAAAGCTGTCGTCGAACAATTCTAGACTTTTTACCTTTAGCAAATATCGTGAAAGTATCGGATGAAGAATTATTTTTCATAACCAATATTAAGCGAGAAAGAGAAGCTATTAACTCTCTTTTTGTTGGCAATGTAAAAGTAGTAGTTTATACAAAAGGAAAAGATGGAGCCATTATTTATTTGAAAAATGGAGAACAATTTGAGGATAAAGGATTTAAAGTAACTGTTTCAGATACAACCGGGGCAGGTGATGCATTTATAGGTGGTTTTTTATCTGAATTGCTTGCAATTGATATATCGAGCGAAAATCTATGTCAAAAAGTGAGTGAACACCATCAACAATTGCTTACCTTTGCTAATGCAAGTGGGGCACTTACTGCTTCAGTAAAAGGAGCGATTCACGCAGCACCTGGAAAACAACATATAATGAACTTTATTGCTACTCAAAGAGGCAGATTAGCTTAA
- a CDS encoding maltose acetyltransferase domain-containing protein translates to MRTEKEKMLGGEMYNPADAQLRKDREHARRQVRIYNETLESEGNKRIKLLKGLFGSTGENVYVEPNIRVDYGYNIFVGENFFANFDCVILDICKVRFGDNCLLGPGVHIYTATHPIDPNERNSGQEYAKPIIFGDNVWIGGSSVINPGVTIGDNVVIASGSVVTKDVPNNVVMGGNPAKIIKKIGN, encoded by the coding sequence ATGAGGACTGAAAAAGAAAAGATGTTAGGTGGAGAAATGTATAATCCTGCAGACGCACAATTAAGAAAGGATCGAGAACATGCTAGAAGGCAGGTTAGAATATATAATGAAACTTTAGAGAGTGAAGGTAATAAGCGTATTAAATTATTAAAAGGTTTATTCGGTTCTACTGGGGAAAACGTATATGTTGAACCAAATATTAGAGTTGACTACGGCTATAACATATTTGTTGGCGAAAACTTTTTTGCAAACTTTGATTGTGTCATCCTAGACATTTGTAAAGTGAGGTTTGGAGATAATTGTTTACTTGGTCCTGGTGTACATATCTATACAGCAACTCATCCAATTGACCCAAATGAACGGAATTCAGGACAGGAATACGCAAAACCAATTATTTTTGGAGATAATGTATGGATTGGTGGAAGTTCAGTGATAAATCCAGGAGTGACGATAGGAGACAATGTTGTTATTGCATCTGGCTCAGTAGTGACTAAAGACGTACCTAACAATGTAGTGATGGGAGGGAATCCAGCGAAAATTATTAAAAAGATTGGAAATTAA